One window of the Trifolium pratense cultivar HEN17-A07 linkage group LG2, ARS_RC_1.1, whole genome shotgun sequence genome contains the following:
- the LOC123908522 gene encoding lactoylglutathione lyase-like → MAAAEEGVSLNHISRESTDIKRLANFYRQIFGFEEVESPKFGEFKVVWLRLPSSSLYLHLIERNPSNNLPEGPWSAASPVKDPSHLPRGHHLCFSVPNFQSFLQTLKDKGIETFEKSLPNGKIKQVFFFDPDGNGLEVASKEDSS, encoded by the exons ATGGCAGCAGCAGAAGAAGGTGTGAGTCTGAATCATATATCTCGAGAGTCCACCGACATCAAACGCCTTGCCAATTTCTACCGacag ATATTTGGATTTGAGGAAGTAGAAAGTCCCAAGTTTGGAGAGTTTAAGGTTGTATGGTTGCGCCTTCCATCTTCTTCACTATATCTTCATCTCATTGAACGGAACCCATCCAACAATCTCCCTGAAGGTCCATGGAGTGCTGCTTCCCCTGTTAAAGACCCTTCCCATCTCCCTAGAGGCCATCATCTCTGCTTCTCTGTCCCTAATTTCCAATCCTTCCTCCAAACTCTCaag GATAAGGGTATTGAAACTTTTGAGAAATCTCTGCCTAATGGCAAGATTAAACAAGTTTTCTTCTTTGACCCTGATG GTAATGGCTTGGAGGTTGCAAGCAAGGAAGACTCTTCCTAG
- the LOC123908523 gene encoding uncharacterized protein YwkD-like: MARVVGEGVSLNHIAIESSDIKRLTKFYKEMFGFEEVETPNFGDNHFKIVWMSLPSSSFLLHILQRVKNKEDDATPSSSVVKDPSCVRTGQHLCFTISNFHSFIQTLKEKGIEIFETNSTIKRVFFYDPDGNGLEVVSS; this comes from the exons ATGGCAAGAGTAGTAGGAGAAGGAGTGAGTCTTAACCATATAGCTATAGAGTCATCCGACATAAAAAGATTGACCAAATTTTACAAAGAAATGTttggatttgaggaagttgAGACCCCCAACTTTGGAGATAATCACTTCAAAATTGTATGGATGAGccttccttcttcttcctttcTTCTCCACATCTTACAACGTGTCAAAAACAAGGAGGACGATGCTACACCATCGTCATCCGTTGTTAAAGACCCGTCTTGTGTCCGTACAGGCCAACATCTATGCTTCACCATCTCCAATTTTCATTCCTTTATCCAAACTCTCAAG GAGAAGGGTATTGAGATTTTTGAGACTAATAGCACTATCAAACGAGTTTTCTTTTACGACCCCGATG GTAATGGCTTGGAAGTTGTAAGCTCCTAA